A single window of Rubripirellula lacrimiformis DNA harbors:
- a CDS encoding alpha/beta hydrolase domain-containing protein, with protein MNVRSEMKRLLFVGIVAVFLLAPSTTRGEVSRVEIAERKLFANGHPFGQVGAYESISGRLHFEIDPIAEENVRICDLELPPRNAGGQVEYWQDFFLLRPVDPRKGNGCLLYDVHNRGSKLALWTFNDAEMSATPSTMQHAGNGFLMREGYSVLWTGWNGDVVDDGTGRLLAGLPIAKNSDGTTITGRNYVEFIVDEPKFSEAFYFSQWGTAAGYPTVDLHDAGARLTRRESRSADAIVVPRTDWAFADYDDGKVTANPTSLYVKAGMKPGWIYELLYTARDPRVSGLGLAGIRDAVSFFRYGEGDRSAATNQPLSAACDRAIIFGISQSGRLAHHFMYEGFNRDSDGRTIFDGAVIHVAGAGKGLFNSRFGMATVYGTQLRQNLSPADFFPFATSVQEDPETGATGDSLARLRGQGELPKLFFVQSSTEYWSRAASLLHTDVNGSRDVDPEANTRIYLIAGSQHLGATATDRGICRYMRNPLKHRGPVLRALLTSMDAWVAHEIEPPPSEYPRIDDGTLVSVEEFRTQFPSISNVDTPTTCYQPLRLNPGPRWMTDGIADTVPPTVGKPYRTLVPAVDADGNERSGIRLPDVSVPTATYMGWNLRDEALGAVGSLADLNGGYLPFPAVSASGDSRTPLTERYRSQSEYLSKYSAAVSTLWQQSFLLAEDAIRMLAEARDADPWNRSAP; from the coding sequence ATGAATGTCAGGTCCGAAATGAAACGTTTGCTATTCGTCGGCATCGTCGCTGTGTTTTTGTTAGCGCCAAGCACCACACGCGGCGAAGTCTCTCGTGTTGAGATTGCCGAGCGCAAGCTTTTTGCAAATGGACATCCGTTCGGGCAGGTTGGGGCCTACGAGTCCATCTCTGGTCGACTGCATTTCGAGATCGATCCAATTGCGGAGGAGAACGTCCGGATCTGCGATCTAGAGCTTCCGCCCCGGAATGCAGGCGGGCAGGTCGAGTACTGGCAAGACTTCTTTCTGTTAAGACCTGTTGATCCCCGCAAGGGCAACGGTTGCTTGCTGTACGATGTCCACAACCGAGGCAGCAAGCTTGCGCTGTGGACTTTCAACGACGCTGAAATGTCTGCCACGCCATCAACGATGCAGCACGCGGGTAACGGGTTCCTGATGCGTGAAGGATATTCCGTTCTATGGACTGGCTGGAACGGTGATGTCGTCGACGATGGAACCGGTCGTCTGCTGGCGGGACTGCCGATCGCAAAAAACAGTGATGGAACCACGATTACGGGACGCAACTACGTTGAATTCATTGTCGATGAACCGAAGTTCAGTGAAGCGTTCTACTTTAGCCAATGGGGAACCGCCGCCGGATACCCGACGGTTGATTTGCACGATGCGGGCGCAAGACTGACACGACGCGAAAGTCGATCCGCTGATGCGATCGTCGTGCCTCGAACCGATTGGGCGTTTGCCGACTACGATGATGGAAAGGTCACTGCGAATCCGACAAGCCTCTACGTCAAAGCGGGGATGAAGCCGGGGTGGATCTATGAACTGCTGTATACGGCGCGTGATCCTCGAGTATCCGGGTTGGGCCTCGCCGGTATTCGCGACGCGGTTTCGTTTTTTCGATACGGCGAAGGTGATCGCTCGGCTGCGACAAATCAACCGCTTTCCGCTGCGTGTGATCGCGCCATCATTTTTGGCATTTCGCAGTCTGGGCGACTCGCCCATCACTTCATGTACGAAGGCTTCAATCGAGACTCCGACGGTCGCACGATTTTTGACGGTGCTGTGATCCATGTTGCGGGCGCCGGTAAAGGGTTGTTCAACAGTCGTTTTGGAATGGCAACAGTCTATGGAACCCAGCTGCGGCAAAATCTATCGCCTGCCGATTTCTTCCCGTTCGCTACCAGTGTGCAGGAGGATCCAGAGACCGGCGCAACGGGCGACTCATTAGCAAGATTACGAGGCCAAGGCGAACTGCCGAAACTGTTCTTCGTCCAATCCTCCACCGAGTATTGGTCCCGAGCGGCTTCGTTGCTGCATACCGATGTCAACGGATCGCGTGATGTCGATCCGGAAGCGAATACTCGCATCTATCTGATCGCAGGTTCTCAGCACTTGGGGGCGACTGCGACTGACCGTGGGATTTGCCGATACATGCGAAACCCGCTCAAACATCGTGGCCCGGTACTGCGAGCTTTGCTGACGTCGATGGACGCTTGGGTCGCCCATGAAATCGAGCCGCCGCCCAGCGAGTATCCCAGAATCGACGACGGCACGCTGGTGAGTGTCGAGGAGTTCCGAACTCAGTTTCCCAGCATTTCAAACGTGGACACGCCAACCACCTGCTACCAGCCGTTGCGATTGAATCCTGGACCGCGCTGGATGACCGATGGGATCGCCGATACAGTTCCTCCGACTGTGGGCAAACCGTATCGCACGCTTGTTCCGGCCGTTGATGCGGATGGCAATGAACGATCTGGAATCCGTTTGCCCGATGTTTCCGTGCCAACTGCCACATACATGGGCTGGAATCTGCGAGACGAGGCCTTGGGGGCGGTTGGTTCGCTGGCGGACTTAAACGGAGGCTATCTGCCGTTTCCTGCGGTTTCAGCGAGCGGCGATTCTCGTACACCCCTTACCGAGCGATATCGCAGTCAATCGGAATACCTTTCGAAATACTCCGCAGCCGTCAGCACTCTGTGGCAGCAAAGTTTCTTGCTAGCCGAAGATGCCATACG
- a CDS encoding YbjQ family protein produces MPWTCPSCGNQTDLGYNICWTCQSPRPESDAGAAVTTAGMMITTTPTFQTHDISEYLGPVFGETIYGANVLRDFFAAITDVVGGRSGQYEALLVQGRNTAMTEMAERANALGANAVVGMRYDYSTVGNSMLMICCCGTAVTAAPKSAQNHG; encoded by the coding sequence ATGCCTTGGACATGCCCATCCTGCGGTAACCAAACCGACCTTGGATACAACATCTGCTGGACATGCCAAAGCCCGCGTCCCGAATCCGATGCGGGCGCCGCGGTCACCACTGCAGGAATGATGATCACGACGACCCCGACGTTTCAAACACACGACATTTCAGAATATCTTGGTCCGGTCTTCGGAGAGACGATCTACGGTGCGAACGTGCTTCGAGATTTCTTTGCCGCGATCACGGATGTCGTCGGCGGACGCTCTGGTCAATACGAAGCGTTGTTGGTTCAGGGACGTAACACGGCAATGACAGAGATGGCCGAACGCGCTAATGCGTTGGGCGCAAACGCAGTCGTCGGAATGCGTTATGACTATTCGACGGTCGGCAATTCGATGCTGATGATTTGCTGCTGCGGCACGGCCGTCACCGCTGCGCCCAAGTCGGCCCAGAATCACGGCTAG
- a CDS encoding M24 family metallopeptidase translates to MKIQSAKILAGFPEKNASLMKRLGVPLGDPAAWIELDSRRIGLVRDLEMDRVRSAGHVDDVTCPPEHAPPLGLSADRETATAEAAVQILRSARVEKVTADRSLPYIFAWHLQQAEIEVGYDEELGVIDRRTKTRSEIEALATAQSLTEEVMKWMCTLIARSVAGDDGVLMHEGEALTSQRVRSMVAIEFLKRDCTMSHGAIIATAPQVADCHHSGSGPLKTGIPIIVDLFPRHEPTRYWGDCTRTVVHGTISDEVKAMHAAVVEAKAASTEALRVGNTADAVHQASEAVLIRHGYPLSRGALTDGPSIQHGTGHGIGLDLHEPILLDHGGGEILEGEVFTIEPGLYGRNCGGVRIEDMLLVTGGEARNLNSLPDSLTWD, encoded by the coding sequence ATGAAAATCCAATCTGCTAAAATCCTCGCCGGATTTCCCGAGAAAAATGCATCACTGATGAAACGTTTGGGGGTGCCGCTTGGCGACCCTGCGGCCTGGATTGAACTCGATTCCCGCCGGATCGGGTTGGTCCGTGACCTGGAAATGGATCGAGTGCGTTCGGCTGGCCACGTCGACGACGTCACTTGCCCGCCCGAACATGCACCGCCGCTAGGGCTGAGTGCTGACCGAGAAACGGCGACCGCAGAAGCGGCTGTCCAAATCCTTCGTTCGGCGCGTGTCGAAAAAGTCACCGCGGATCGATCGCTCCCCTACATCTTTGCCTGGCATCTTCAGCAAGCCGAGATCGAAGTCGGATACGACGAGGAACTGGGCGTCATCGACCGACGGACCAAGACGCGGTCCGAAATTGAGGCCCTGGCAACCGCCCAGTCGCTGACCGAAGAAGTGATGAAGTGGATGTGCACGCTGATCGCTCGCAGTGTTGCCGGTGACGATGGTGTGCTGATGCACGAAGGCGAAGCGTTGACCAGCCAACGTGTGCGTTCGATGGTTGCGATCGAATTCCTGAAACGCGACTGCACGATGTCGCATGGCGCGATCATCGCCACCGCACCGCAGGTCGCCGATTGCCACCACAGCGGTTCAGGCCCACTGAAAACCGGCATCCCGATCATCGTTGATCTGTTCCCCCGTCATGAACCCACCCGCTACTGGGGCGATTGCACTCGGACTGTGGTGCACGGAACCATCTCGGATGAAGTCAAGGCGATGCATGCGGCGGTCGTTGAGGCAAAGGCTGCATCGACGGAAGCCCTGCGAGTGGGCAATACCGCCGACGCGGTCCATCAAGCGTCCGAAGCCGTCCTGATTCGGCACGGCTATCCTCTGTCACGCGGTGCGTTGACCGATGGTCCGAGTATCCAACACGGTACCGGCCACGGTATCGGTTTGGATCTGCATGAACCGATTCTGTTGGACCACGGCGGTGGCGAGATCCTCGAAGGCGAAGTGTTCACGATCGAACCCGGTCTGTACGGGCGAAATTGCGGCGGCGTACGAATCGAAGATATGCTGCTGGTCACCGGCGGCGAAGCTAGGAACCTGAACTCGCTGCCCGATTCGCTGACCTGGGACTGA
- a CDS encoding PIG-L deacetylase family protein: MPSALAIAAHPDDIEFLFAGTMLHLAKRGWDLHYMNCCDGSRGSTTMKLDECAEARLVESKNACDVLGAKFYPPIYRDMEAAYTTEHLAKVAAVVRQAKPSIVLTHSPIDYMEDHEVACRLAVSAAFAHGMPNFESDPPTPVYMDPVTVYHGQPVHNRIPTGEWVIPHLFVDVTTVMEQKIESLACHVSQKQWLDESQGMDSYLETGRQVGREVGKMSGRFEYAEGWRRREHWGFCDADDDPLTEALADIIVDTRSDS; encoded by the coding sequence ATGCCATCTGCCCTCGCCATCGCTGCACATCCCGACGATATCGAATTCCTGTTTGCTGGCACCATGCTGCATCTGGCGAAACGAGGATGGGACCTGCACTACATGAATTGCTGCGACGGTTCGCGTGGATCGACCACCATGAAGCTTGACGAGTGTGCGGAAGCACGTCTTGTCGAGTCCAAGAACGCTTGCGACGTCCTGGGCGCTAAATTCTACCCGCCAATTTACCGCGACATGGAAGCCGCTTACACCACCGAACATCTAGCCAAGGTGGCGGCGGTGGTTCGACAAGCCAAACCATCGATCGTTCTGACGCACAGCCCGATCGATTACATGGAAGACCACGAGGTCGCATGTCGGTTGGCCGTCAGCGCCGCGTTCGCCCACGGGATGCCAAACTTCGAAAGCGATCCGCCGACACCGGTCTACATGGATCCGGTGACGGTCTATCACGGCCAGCCCGTCCACAACCGAATCCCGACGGGCGAATGGGTGATCCCACATCTGTTTGTGGACGTCACGACGGTGATGGAGCAGAAGATCGAATCGCTAGCCTGTCACGTCAGCCAGAAACAATGGCTGGATGAAAGCCAGGGGATGGATAGTTATCTGGAGACTGGTCGTCAAGTTGGTCGCGAAGTCGGCAAAATGAGCGGTCGATTCGAGTACGCCGAAGGTTGGCGTCGCCGCGAACACTGGGGTTTCTGTGACGCCGACGACGATCCATTGACCGAAGCGCTGGCCGACATCATCGTCGACACCCGATCCGATTCTTAG
- a CDS encoding methyltransferase domain-containing protein encodes MLSRDRHPDWMSHLDLPLDLQHQTLNGFSRLNRYTGVASAMYRYVRRAAIARGKNRGGRNVLRVLDIASGAGEVPIAWCRRAAIDGIPLKVTATDICPAAIDQQQRRAEQAGVPLNSIQLDCLASPLPAGFDLVTCSMFMHRLDNHHATRLLQAMQAVTDEGILICDWDRSRINLVFAAVASHLISRSRIVHHDAGQAVRAAFTADEFKRLSEHALARPVRVRRGLPCRYIIGLDEKSVPETAVAFA; translated from the coding sequence ATGCTATCGCGCGATCGACATCCCGATTGGATGAGCCATCTGGATTTACCGCTGGATCTGCAGCATCAGACCCTCAACGGATTTTCTCGGCTGAACCGTTACACCGGCGTCGCATCGGCGATGTACCGATATGTGCGTCGCGCAGCGATCGCGCGTGGCAAGAATCGCGGTGGGCGAAACGTACTGCGTGTTCTGGATATCGCCAGCGGTGCGGGTGAAGTGCCGATCGCGTGGTGCCGACGTGCGGCGATCGACGGAATCCCGTTGAAAGTGACCGCGACCGACATCTGCCCCGCAGCGATTGATCAGCAGCAGCGACGAGCTGAACAGGCGGGTGTCCCACTGAATTCGATCCAGCTTGATTGCTTGGCCAGCCCGCTGCCAGCCGGATTTGACCTGGTGACCTGTTCGATGTTCATGCACCGATTGGACAACCATCACGCGACAAGGCTGTTGCAGGCGATGCAAGCGGTCACCGACGAGGGCATTCTGATCTGTGACTGGGATCGGTCGCGGATCAATTTAGTCTTCGCTGCGGTAGCTTCGCATCTGATTTCACGATCGCGGATCGTCCATCATGACGCTGGGCAGGCAGTGCGCGCCGCTTTCACCGCGGACGAATTTAAACGTTTGTCCGAACACGCTCTAGCCAGACCGGTTCGCGTCCGGCGGGGATTGCCGTGCCGGTACATTATCGGGTTGGATGAAAAATCCGTCCCCGAAACGGCCGTCGCATTCGCGTAG
- a CDS encoding alpha/beta hydrolase, with protein MLPRRRKRIVRILAITSAMVTAVGLAVSWYVAGALVAANHRVIGAPPADLQAKPFTIPSESGATIHGWHTSIDGSQGVIVLVHGIRGSRLSMIQRARWLHQKGYATVMIDLQSHGESTGETITIGQLEKHDVRAAVTFARLQHPDQPIGIIGVSLGGAATLLGSPMEVDAVVVESVYPDIDTAIHNRVAAVVGPLSWLPSTLLLIQLEPRLGIPRWKLRPIDKVAETGCPTLVMSGSDDRHTTAAETVAIFDNAQEPKELWLVDGAGHVDLHQADPAEYESRVGHFLDQFLRTDGTD; from the coding sequence ATGCTACCTCGTCGACGAAAACGCATCGTCCGGATCTTGGCGATCACATCTGCGATGGTGACTGCAGTTGGCCTTGCAGTGTCTTGGTATGTCGCAGGTGCGTTGGTAGCAGCGAACCACCGCGTGATTGGGGCACCGCCTGCGGATCTGCAAGCGAAACCCTTTACGATCCCCAGCGAATCGGGCGCCACGATCCATGGTTGGCACACCAGCATCGACGGTAGCCAGGGGGTGATCGTTTTGGTGCACGGGATTCGCGGTTCGCGACTGTCAATGATCCAACGTGCTCGCTGGCTCCATCAAAAGGGATACGCCACCGTGATGATCGATCTGCAGTCGCACGGCGAAAGCACAGGCGAGACGATCACGATCGGTCAGCTTGAAAAACACGACGTCCGCGCGGCGGTGACGTTCGCCCGTCTGCAGCACCCCGACCAACCGATCGGCATCATCGGCGTCTCACTGGGCGGTGCGGCAACCCTGCTGGGGTCGCCGATGGAAGTCGACGCGGTGGTGGTCGAATCGGTCTATCCGGACATTGACACCGCGATCCACAACCGCGTCGCGGCGGTGGTGGGCCCCCTGTCATGGCTTCCGTCGACCTTGTTGCTGATTCAATTGGAACCTCGACTAGGAATCCCACGTTGGAAACTTCGCCCGATCGACAAAGTCGCAGAGACAGGTTGCCCAACATTGGTCATGTCTGGATCGGATGACCGGCACACGACCGCTGCTGAAACGGTTGCGATCTTTGACAACGCACAGGAACCGAAAGAGCTTTGGTTGGTCGACGGGGCAGGTCACGTTGATCTTCACCAGGCGGATCCAGCAGAGTACGAATCCCGGGTCGGCCACTTCCTGGACCAATTCCTTCGAACCGACGGCACCGATTGA
- a CDS encoding prolipoprotein diacylglyceryl transferase — protein MRRTLLLIPHEIAGLPVFGFGWLLILLAIGLVARIVIGKVRGQSPGKILATEGLLWAIAAIAVTVVLPRVELHNLDGDPVGMAIRGYGVMLLLGVGSAIWLAAYRARRYGIDPDMIYSIAPWAFFGGIFGARAFFVAQYHRQFIGDTFFETVGNMLRFTEGGLVVYGSFIGGSLAVTYFLIRHKLPVLKFGDVIVPCMFLGVFFGRIGCVMNGCCYGGRCEEGPMALQFPPGAKVYQDQLFDGQLLGFSYDAETREITSVREGSLADQAGIRVGGRLNELNDDRSEWKSAPRDIPAEDVPTGVVVTVDGRRHRWSADQLPNQALPVQAAQVISSISSLVLCLALCGLSRFDFRTGTIMLLGFASYAVLRFVLELIRVDEAGQFGTNLSISQWVSIVVFSLSLGGLAWLYRSSKTAALRSETSPNR, from the coding sequence ATGCGCCGCACACTTTTGCTGATTCCTCATGAGATCGCTGGGCTACCAGTCTTTGGATTCGGCTGGCTCCTGATCCTGTTGGCGATCGGCCTGGTCGCTCGAATCGTGATCGGCAAGGTCCGGGGCCAATCCCCGGGCAAGATTTTGGCGACCGAGGGGCTACTGTGGGCAATCGCGGCAATCGCCGTGACGGTGGTGCTGCCGCGAGTCGAGCTGCACAACCTGGACGGCGACCCGGTCGGCATGGCGATTCGGGGCTACGGCGTGATGCTGTTGCTGGGAGTCGGGTCGGCCATTTGGTTGGCCGCCTATCGCGCCAGACGCTACGGAATCGATCCAGACATGATCTATTCGATCGCGCCCTGGGCATTCTTTGGCGGCATCTTTGGTGCCCGAGCCTTTTTTGTGGCCCAGTATCACCGACAATTCATTGGCGACACGTTTTTTGAAACCGTCGGCAACATGTTGAGGTTCACCGAGGGTGGGCTGGTCGTTTATGGGTCGTTCATCGGCGGGTCCCTGGCCGTCACGTACTTTTTGATTCGGCACAAATTGCCGGTATTGAAGTTTGGCGACGTGATCGTGCCGTGCATGTTCCTTGGGGTCTTCTTTGGCCGAATCGGCTGTGTGATGAACGGATGTTGCTATGGCGGTCGGTGCGAAGAAGGGCCGATGGCACTGCAGTTTCCCCCCGGCGCGAAGGTTTACCAGGACCAGTTGTTTGATGGCCAATTGTTGGGTTTTTCGTACGACGCCGAGACTCGCGAAATCACCAGTGTTCGCGAAGGATCGCTGGCCGACCAAGCCGGGATCCGCGTGGGCGGGCGATTGAACGAATTGAACGACGACCGCAGCGAATGGAAGTCCGCACCACGTGATATCCCGGCCGAAGACGTGCCGACGGGAGTGGTGGTCACCGTCGATGGACGTCGACATCGTTGGTCAGCCGACCAGTTGCCCAATCAGGCGCTGCCGGTCCAGGCAGCCCAAGTGATCAGCAGCATAAGTTCGCTTGTGTTATGTTTGGCGTTGTGCGGGTTGTCACGATTCGATTTCCGCACCGGCACCATTATGTTGCTGGGCTTCGCGTCCTATGCTGTGCTTCGATTCGTATTGGAATTGATACGCGTCGACGAAGCGGGTCAGTTCGGAACCAACTTGTCTATCTCTCAGTGGGTCAGCATTGTCGTGTTTTCACTTTCGCTCGGCGGCCTGGCGTGGCTGTACCGTTCATCGAAAACCGCAGCCCTACGTTCGGAAACCTCACCGAACCGCTAG
- a CDS encoding LOG family protein, translated as MKEISDIPSFEAWAAKSPERKPAAVQDLDLSKHSKLITGKKFPDSIFLSCDMDAAVAGHIVQTGGVVIPNLKGYEFQVHRKSLYSVQELFDGFDINEPKGYELTYDFKVYKQYYCQGKSPKLINTSLARRLHDHSITDALEEELEGRKVVAVMGGHGMERKDPFYAKVARVSRLLTKAGFLMVSGGGPGAMEATHLGAYFAARKIDELTAAIEMIKQRPADGKPGQEYADPDWLHRAWRVMGTFPIPEGKEFACKSIGVPTWLYGHEPPTPFATHIAKYFANSVREDGLLAVANHGVIFAPGSAGTTQEVFQDAAQNHYGNQGVFSPMIMFGEEHWTKTRPVWPLLAAVAKGKEYGELIALTDSEDEIVRRIQMFDPVIYAKKEKPRFKC; from the coding sequence ATGAAAGAAATCTCCGACATCCCATCGTTCGAAGCCTGGGCGGCGAAGTCACCTGAACGCAAGCCGGCTGCGGTCCAGGACCTGGATCTCAGCAAGCATTCCAAGTTGATCACCGGCAAGAAATTTCCCGACTCGATCTTCTTGTCTTGTGACATGGACGCCGCAGTCGCCGGGCACATTGTCCAGACCGGCGGGGTCGTGATTCCAAACCTGAAAGGATACGAATTTCAGGTCCATCGCAAATCGCTGTACTCCGTCCAGGAACTCTTTGACGGGTTTGACATCAACGAACCCAAGGGTTACGAACTGACGTACGATTTCAAAGTCTACAAACAGTACTACTGCCAGGGAAAATCGCCCAAGCTGATCAACACCAGTCTCGCCCGCCGTCTGCACGACCATTCGATCACCGACGCGTTGGAAGAGGAGCTGGAGGGGCGGAAGGTCGTCGCCGTGATGGGCGGGCACGGGATGGAGCGAAAGGATCCTTTTTACGCCAAGGTCGCTCGAGTGTCGCGTCTGTTGACGAAGGCAGGATTCCTGATGGTCAGTGGCGGTGGTCCGGGAGCGATGGAGGCGACGCATCTGGGAGCGTATTTCGCTGCACGCAAAATCGATGAACTGACCGCTGCGATCGAAATGATCAAACAGCGTCCTGCCGATGGAAAACCAGGACAAGAATACGCCGATCCCGACTGGCTGCATCGTGCGTGGCGAGTGATGGGGACGTTTCCGATTCCGGAAGGGAAAGAGTTTGCGTGCAAAAGCATCGGTGTTCCGACGTGGCTGTACGGTCACGAACCGCCGACTCCATTCGCGACTCACATCGCCAAATATTTTGCCAACAGTGTTCGGGAAGACGGGCTGTTGGCGGTCGCGAACCACGGAGTCATTTTTGCACCAGGCAGCGCTGGGACGACCCAGGAAGTGTTCCAAGACGCCGCCCAAAATCACTACGGCAACCAAGGCGTTTTTTCACCCATGATCATGTTCGGCGAAGAACATTGGACCAAGACCCGACCGGTTTGGCCGCTGCTGGCCGCGGTCGCCAAGGGGAAAGAGTACGGTGAGTTGATTGCGTTGACGGATTCCGAAGATGAAATCGTTCGAAGGATCCAAATGTTTGACCCCGTGATCTACGCAAAGAAGGAAAAACCACGGTTCAAGTGCTAG
- a CDS encoding DUF2185 domain-containing protein — protein MEKKFALTAKQIVPLVESMGYCFATDRITVDATSVGFMYREEPDDPNDSGWRFFSGDETQEYVDDPENTMIYNVNDIANYDHDIIPLLATPPPCAFERQDDDSFGPIDPDFLGEDDD, from the coding sequence ATGGAAAAGAAATTCGCACTGACAGCCAAGCAAATCGTTCCACTGGTGGAGTCCATGGGCTATTGCTTTGCCACGGACCGGATCACGGTCGATGCCACGTCTGTGGGGTTCATGTACCGCGAGGAACCTGATGACCCCAACGACAGCGGATGGCGGTTCTTTTCCGGCGACGAAACGCAGGAGTACGTTGACGATCCAGAAAACACGATGATCTACAACGTCAACGACATTGCCAACTATGACCACGACATCATCCCATTGCTGGCGACACCGCCGCCGTGCGCGTTCGAACGCCAAGACGACGATTCCTTCGGCCCGATCGATCCCGACTTCTTAGGCGAAGACGATGACTGA
- a CDS encoding leucine-rich repeat domain-containing protein produces MATESPSPDDEPDARPNSGDDTGSGDTGDASVDKGDAEVVDADVQQAVLGIASERTARIRRRRQLILIAILICSLVYAVIWSIKRLSGQLGGSDLSIAPPVLLEMMCKEIKADPSETTLRVTEFEVDDAMAAHIGELDHLETLILDQGAVTDASMATIASLPNLRQLRLRKSPISDDGVKELQKCPTLMFLNLPQSTCSTEAIKSLSVLPRLRQLRIGSPNLGNESARQIAKLETLRTVHLIGIPITDEGLKTIAEMPLLESLYLDDSAVTEAGWQWLFTNHSHLHVHINQNHHDRDPQKHTHHE; encoded by the coding sequence GTGGCAACCGAATCGCCTTCCCCTGATGACGAACCCGACGCCCGCCCCAACAGCGGCGACGACACCGGCAGCGGCGACACCGGCGACGCAAGCGTAGACAAGGGCGACGCCGAAGTGGTGGATGCCGATGTCCAGCAGGCCGTCTTGGGGATCGCTTCGGAACGAACGGCTCGGATTCGACGCCGCCGTCAACTGATCCTGATCGCCATCCTGATCTGCTCCCTCGTTTATGCGGTGATTTGGTCGATCAAGCGTCTCAGTGGCCAATTGGGTGGATCGGATCTCAGCATCGCACCGCCGGTGTTGTTGGAAATGATGTGCAAGGAAATCAAAGCAGACCCCAGTGAAACGACCCTTCGCGTGACGGAGTTCGAAGTCGACGATGCGATGGCGGCGCATATTGGCGAACTGGATCATCTGGAAACGTTGATCCTGGACCAAGGTGCGGTCACCGACGCATCGATGGCGACCATTGCCTCGCTGCCCAACCTTCGCCAGCTGCGACTGCGGAAGTCACCCATCAGCGATGATGGCGTCAAAGAGCTGCAGAAGTGTCCAACGCTGATGTTTTTGAATCTGCCGCAGTCAACCTGTTCGACCGAAGCCATCAAGTCACTGAGCGTGCTGCCCCGATTGCGTCAGTTGCGGATCGGTTCGCCGAATCTCGGAAACGAATCCGCCCGACAGATCGCCAAGCTAGAAACGTTACGGACCGTCCACCTGATTGGCATACCGATCACGGACGAAGGTCTGAAAACGATCGCAGAGATGCCTCTGTTGGAATCGCTGTACCTGGACGATTCCGCGGTGACCGAAGCGGGTTGGCAATGGCTGTTCACCAATCATTCTCACCTGCACGTTCACATCAACCAGAACCACCACGACCGCGATCCACAGAAGCACACCCACCACGAATAG
- a CDS encoding globin, translating to MMDEPTPKELFLKSTERCLANEAFIPAFYDRFINTSDEIRRKFRFTDFEKQNKMLRRSLELCAGATTGEADSLAEMNMRAKTHDRDHLNIAPRLYDLWFESIITTASEFDDQWDDKIEAAWRRILGHVVQHMIRKY from the coding sequence ATGATGGACGAACCGACCCCAAAAGAACTGTTCCTGAAAAGCACTGAGCGATGCTTAGCAAACGAGGCTTTCATTCCTGCGTTCTACGATCGGTTCATCAACACATCGGACGAAATCCGTCGCAAGTTCCGATTCACGGACTTCGAAAAACAGAACAAGATGCTGCGTCGATCGCTGGAACTGTGTGCAGGGGCGACGACGGGCGAGGCGGATTCGTTGGCGGAAATGAATATGCGAGCGAAGACGCACGATCGCGATCACCTGAATATCGCACCCCGGCTATACGACCTGTGGTTTGAATCCATCATCACAACGGCCAGCGAATTTGACGATCAGTGGGACGACAAGATCGAGGCGGCGTGGCGGAGAATCCTAGGACATGTCGTGCAACATATGATCCGGAAATACTGA